The following is a genomic window from Callospermophilus lateralis isolate mCalLat2 unplaced genomic scaffold, mCalLat2.hap1 Scaffold_101, whole genome shotgun sequence.
GTTACAGTCTCTGGCCTATTTTTGATTTCTAGTCatctttattcttgattttctctcacttaagagatttttttttgaactcacatgtacctatatcactctctgctctattttgtACCTTTGGCAACAAATATCCTTGAAAGCCTTCATTATGATAATGCCTCTACTTTGTAGAGAAAAATTGGCAAGCTTTACCTGGGTCTACTTTCTCAGTATTTGGGATCTGAGACACTTCTAAGACACCCATGTCCTCAGTCACAGGTTGACTCAAGAGGCTGGGCTCTTCAGGATGGTTCATATTTAAATGATGACTCAGGAGGCGAGGCTCTTCATGAAGATTTCTATTAAGATGATTTGTGTTCTCTTTAGGAAAATCATCTTCATGGGGTGGCTGCATCTCTACAGGGGAGAAGAATGCATTGAGCCAGCTGGATGACAGTATCTACCCCCACTTAAGCACAATGATCAGCACTCCCCCTCAGCACACAGCTCCAGAAACCTCAACACTGCCCTCCATGTCCTGGCATGCGCCCATGAGAACAACTGGGCAAGGATATGGGAGGGTTAATTGTTATCATCCCATTTAAAGGATGACTAAACTATACAGTCAAATTTATAAAGAAGCCTTTAATCCAAAGTATTTtataaacaaatacatttatgATAGAGGCTTCAATAACTTACCTTCCCTTGGCAAACCAACATACACCCACATGAATAAATGTGCAGAAGAGAATTCTGGTCCAGAACAAAAATGTGAAATGTCTATTCTGctcagaaataacaggaactcttTCATCTACAAGTGTGCTGGTCTCACCGAGCCAGTATAGAGAAGGGAATTCCGTAAGTCTAGCTTGCTAATGTGCCTTTCAAATATGTTCAAAGTAACCTAGGAGCCAAATGGTGAACCTATCTCCTTCCTGAGCTCAGGACATAGACCAATAGGATCCAGAGCAAAGATTATCTCTTTACAGCTTCATATTCTACCCTGAACATTCACTTGTACTTTGCATTCTTATCCAAAATATATCTGCTTTGATTAAATGTACAACTGTTTTCTTCCCCAAATTATCAGGTAAAAATAGCATTCTTGGGAAGTAAATTTTTCCAATGGCTTTATGTCCTTCTGAAATTCTTATCATATACTCTCagttgaaatatttcattttgaaaaacaatagaTAGAGATGATCAAATATGAAACCAGGAAACAGAAAGCTTTCATCAGGATATTGGCTCATTGTCAGTTTGACGAATATTTAATTGAAAGGCTTCTATGTGTCAAGCACTACATTATAAGGCTTGTCATCCTGGTTCCATCCTTGATTAATATGCATGCAAGGACCTTAGAACCCAGTGGAGTAAAACCAGAATAAGTGACCTCTCCCCCAAGAGACTGGAAATAGCATGGTAtccacaaaaaataaatgctggggAGGGGAATTCAGGCAAGCTATCCATTAAAAGTTATTCTAGGGCTAGGGttgagtgacagagcacttgcctagtgcaggtgaggcactgggttcgatcctcagcactacataaaaagagattaaattctaaaaaaaaaaaagttatgctagtcactccacacccacatgatctagtacagatattttatgattaagaaattatgtttaataaagcccttttataattttaacataaaatctGTACTGTTAACAGGTCTACTTTTGTGCATTAGTTTCTCATTTATATCTTTCTCTTTagctttttataaaatttctctttgaacaTGCTAACCAATCCCAACTGTCctaaaggaaaaaatgaataagcAATGTCCTTTCATGCTCTAGCCCCAAAGAATGAATAAAGGAACATATGGGGCTCCTGAGTCAGCCTTCTTTCTCCTTTAGGCACATGGAAACTGAACAGAACTTTACAATAATACACAAAAACACCTGGATGGAACAACTCCTTTTCTCCAGCTCAAGTCGCAGGCAGTTATTTACCTTCAGCTTTAGCCCAGATTTCctctagaggaggcgctgttatcAATGAAGCAGTCTCCTCCACTGTGGAGTTCTTGTACCTCACAAAATAGATCAAGTATTGGATATCATCCAGCACGGCAGCCTCTTCAAATATGTTACTTTCCTTTATTCCTATGTCTCTAATATCATTCACACGATTATCAAGCATTTGCTCTGCTACGCTCAAAATGTGTGACTCAGAGGCACGGAAGACCTTATCTAGAACTTTTTCCACATTATAGGGCAGGCTCTCCTGCTGTGCCGACTTCAGCTTTAATGACATTTCCTGCAACATGGCTTCCAGTTCTTGGCCATCAAAGTACTTCAGGAAGCGTTgcaaggacttttgttctgtAAAGAAGCTGCGGATTATGGGCAAGTCTTCCTCCTGATCGCTAAGCTCTGGCTTTAGGGCTATATGTGGACTCTGTGGAAGTATATCATCTTCAAGGTCTGCAGAAGCAGGACCCTGGCTTTCTGTGTCTGTGATATGCCCTATGTCCTCAAGGTCCTCTTTTGAGATTTCTTTTCCAGTAGCCTTTTCTGTAGACCCTGAAGTGTTCAGATGTTCCTTAGGGTTGTCTTTTTCAAGATCGTCAGAATCTTTATCCTGAAATACTTCACTTATCCATGAAGTCTGAGTGTTTTCCTCATCACTTCCGTCAAAGAGTCCCTGGGCTTCCTCATCTGCCAGAGGACTTTCCTCCTTTCCCATTTCCATATCACCTCGTTCCTTGTCCATCATGTCTACCCTTTTGGCTGTGGTTTCACTTTTCTTAAAAATCTCCCAAATTATACtcgtttcttgtttgttttctttggtttCTAGATCAGGATTGATAGTCTCTAAAATTGCTTTCTCAAGAACGTGCTGGTTAACATTCTGAATCccagaatgtttttcttttgactGTTTTGCACTTACAACATTTTCATCCTCCAGTAGCTCTTCAGGGGGATAATAATCCTCCTCTACTGCTGCTGGCCTTTTGGTATGGAGACTCGGTACTTCTACCTCGTCAGTttgctctgtttttttaatttcctgtgtCCCCTGTGTTGCCTTATGCTGAATCAATTCTTCAGCCGAGGACTGCTCTTTACCCTCGTCCTTGGAAAGCCCTATCTTCTCATTTACATGACTAACTGTAACAAtcacatctctttcttgttgccaAGAAAGGTTTTTTCCGGGACTGGGGACCTCTTCTTCCGGTTCTCTTAACAAACCAATTCCATCTGGAGAGGAGAATCcagattgattttcagttttcagaACTAGTCCCTCTTTAATTTCCTGAGGTTTTTGCTCCACTGAGTCTATGTGCAGGATTGGTGTACTTACTGAACCTGGCTCCTCCATTCCATCTTTGGATGCATCATTTTGATTATCTCCCAGGAATGTTGCAATACCCAAGGATTCTGGTGGTTTACTCTGTTCTTGGGTCATCAGACTCCCTACAGCTTTATGTAGAGATTTATTCTCTAAGCTATCTTCCACAATCTTCTCTCCAGGTGAAGAGAGTTCTTCATTCACTTCTTTTGAGATATGGATAACTGCTTCTTTTAGGTCATTCTCATTGTTTTCAAAGGCTGATTTTAATGTGTCCTTGCCCTTTTCAACAGCTGGCAATGAGCTGAGCTTATTGCTTTGGGGAGAAGTATATGCAATCATCCCTTCTATCTTCTCATCCTCTAATTCTGAAACATCTTGCATCAGGTGCTTCTTAGGCTCCTGAACATCTGTCTCTTTTCCTTTAATATGAAGTTCGATGTCCACTTTTGGCTCTTCATCATTATCTGTCTTAGAGGTTTCCACAGAAAGACCATATTTTGCACTTTCAGGATAAATATAATCTGTTGCTGCTTGtggtttcttctgttttctgtctGGAACTAAAGCTTcctcatcttctttttcttcttctgaataaGAATTCCACAAATCCATCATATCTGTTTTCTCATCACCACCTGTGCCAATATATAAAGTATCCTCCAAGGTTGTCAGTATATTTTTATCATCCTTGATGCCTGGGGGCAGAGTTACCTCAACCTTATCTTCTTCATTTGAATTTTGCTCTTCACCTATTGAATATTTCTCCACTCCaaactccactgagaatttcatgCCTTCTTCACTTATAAAGGTTAGTAATGGGAGCTCCCCAAAGCTTTCCtcattctcctcttcttccttatcAAATGCATAATAATCAGCACCCAATTCCTCATCATCAAAATCTTCGTCTAATGAAGTCACCAGTCTGGTCGTCTCATAATCAGACACAAGTGCATCAGCAGTATAGCCAAATTTGGTTTTCAAGTCtaatgtcatttcttttttcaaaagtgtATAAGCATTAGTCTTCTGTTCATTTGAGACCTGAGAACTGTTGCTGATATTGTTGTTTTCACTTTCTTGCACTTTCAATTCATCTTGTAGTATTTCTTCAAAGGGTTCAAATGAAGTTTGTTCACCTTGAGCATTATCTGTTTGCCTATCTGCATGAGGATGGTTCTTCTGAGCCAGAAATTGTTCCTCAAGATCCATAGTGTTTTCTGAGAATGCACTTTCAATTTGCTCTGAGTTTGCTACTACTGGTTTAGGTTCAGGTTCAACATCCTGGGAGACTTCAGGAAATTGTTCCACTTTTTCTATAGCTTTCTCAGAATCTTCATCTGCAGAATCATACAATTCCAAAAATCCTAGAAGTTCTTCTACActataattatcaaaatcatGTCTTCCACCATCAAAACAGACAAAATCTGTCTCCTataaggaaaaggaaaacattagTGTGTCAATAACAAAGTGTCACAAAAGCAAACTCATCCATGCTCCCAAATTCAGGATTGGTTCTAAAGAATCTTTGGGGTCAACCAGATTACCCTCCTCCAACCCCCATTGGCTAACTCCTTCTATGGCTGAGTAAATCTGTCTTTTTCTAGACTACAGTGTTAGAAAgtccattctttctttctttctttttttaacatgggTCATATTCTTTAAAAAGCATAATGAGTAAAAATGGTGACAATTTGGTCTCCAACAGCCTGACTCTTGGGTCTCTCTCAATTTGCTCTGAGCATAAGTAGGGAAAGGCAAGGTATCACTTGTAGGATCCTCCAGCTCTAAAATCTACACCTATGTTTCAGGAATTTAATTCTTAATCATTTGCTCAGGAGAAGCTGGAAGATCCTGCAGCATTGAGAAAGATGAATCAGTTTTAAAGTATCTTACTGAGATACAAGTACATTTGATGGAATAAAGAATGATATTAAGGAGGCTCCTCACATTATTATTACCACAAGAACAAACTGAAAACAAGATTCAACAAGTTATACAccttcctcttcatcagggtttcaCAGTCACTAAGACCTCTCTCAGGactatctatatatttatttagtctTCCTTCTTGCCACTAGTAAGCAAATTGACATATAAATGGAGCCATAGTAtgaatggaattttttttaaaatttccatctcctaattaaatcttcataatattctgtgggggttctgggggtgggggaggcagtTCAATGTAGTAGGGATGAGTGATTTCCTCTCCCCATCACATTCATTTCTAAGCCATGAGGGATGCATGTAATGGGAAACATAATGAAAAGACAGAGTTCAAAACAAATGAGTTCTCTGTAATCAGTGAACTGTCACAGCTTAAATCCCAAGAACTAACTCTCTTTACCAACAATGAAGTCCAACAAGCAACAGAAGTGATTTTATGGCCCCTGAGATTATGAAGAAATTTtaggaacagcaacaacaaacaggatgactttatccattcaccccatCTAATCTAAGAACTATCCTAGCCTAGCAGCTTGCATATTCTACAGCCACTACAAAGAGCTGCCCAAAGATGTTTCAATGTTGGTGGGCATCAATTACTACAcaatttaaaactctagaaaataatCAGCTGAAGTGAGAATTCTAGAACACGAAATCCTTTCAGTCACAAAATCAATTTAAGTCAGagcacaatacaggaatgctgtaTAAAGGAAGCAGTTGGGGCCTTAAAAGATCTGAGACTGAACATCACCTGAAATGCTCAGGTCCCCTTTTCCAAATTTATAACATGACTATGATCCCATATATGACTAAGAATAAGAAAACCTTTGTAAGTACGTATTTCTAGCCTAGTATAAAAGTTAGAGTTTATTAATTTAACCTAAATATACTTAAAATGACTAATAACTATCCAATGAGtagttttcaagttggaatacctcCTTTTGCctgtaaaatgaaattatttacctcttaaatttaatagccaagtacaaatatattacattatttatttttcacatataaaacagaagagaaaagcCCTATAGTTGAGTAAACAGCCTTCTATAAGAATATCTgtttcaatatattagaaaactctCAGATTATAATATAATCACCCTTGAATgcctttcaaacttttttttataggtagtctgatttcaaatgaaaatctgaTACACAAATGttataaacacattataaaaCTTTCAGAAGCAGTTAACTGAATATAATGGGTGGATTTATAAGCCAGTTTACAATTGAGAACAAAAAAGAAATCCATAACTTACAACTGTTGAAATTTGTAGCTCTTCTTTAGTATATTCACGAACTACCTTGATGAAATCTTTCGGAAAATATCGAAAAATATGGCCAACCTATAGTGCAAAGgagacaaatataaaataaattctgtACAAGGAATATAAATAAGCGATTCTCAGAAGTGGCAGGAAATATACACATAATAGATAGGTATATGGTATAACCAAGAAAGAAAGTTGCTATAACAATTACACTGAGAttattattccaaataaaaatt
Proteins encoded in this region:
- the LOC143386333 gene encoding transport and Golgi organization protein 1 homolog is translated as MAAAPGLLFWLFVLCPTWRVLGQPDPSTGQRFWKHKLCADDECSMLMYRGEALEDFRGPDCRFVNFKKGDPVYVYYKLAEVSPELWARSVGHIFRYFPKDFIKVVREYTKEELQISTVETDFVCFDGGRHDFDNYSVEELLGFLELYDSADEDSEKAIEKVEQFPEVSQDVEPEPKPVVANSEQIESAFSENTMDLEEQFLAQKNHPHADRQTDNAQGEQTSFEPFEEILQDELKVQESENNNISNSSQVSNEQKTNAYTLLKKEMTLDLKTKFGYTADALVSDYETTRLVTSLDEDFDDEELGADYYAFDKEEEENEESFGELPLLTFISEEGMKFSVEFGVEKYSIGEEQNSNEEDKVEVTLPPGIKDDKNILTTLEDTLYIGTGGDEKTDMMDLWNSYSEEEKEDEEALVPDRKQKKPQAATDYIYPESAKYGLSVETSKTDNDEEPKVDIELHIKGKETDVQEPKKHLMQDVSELEDEKIEGMIAYTSPQSNKLSSLPAVEKGKDTLKSAFENNENDLKEAVIHISKEVNEELSSPGEKIVEDSLENKSLHKAVGSLMTQEQSKPPESLGIATFLGDNQNDASKDGMEEPGSVSTPILHIDSVEQKPQEIKEGLVLKTENQSGFSSPDGIGLLREPEEEVPSPGKNLSWQQERDVIVTVSHVNEKIGLSKDEGKEQSSAEELIQHKATQGTQEIKKTEQTDEVEVPSLHTKRPAAVEEDYYPPEELLEDENVVSAKQSKEKHSGIQNVNQHVLEKAILETINPDLETKENKQETSIIWEIFKKSETTAKRVDMMDKERGDMEMGKEESPLADEEAQGLFDGSDEENTQTSWISEVFQDKDSDDLEKDNPKEHLNTSGSTEKATGKEISKEDLEDIGHITDTESQGPASADLEDDILPQSPHIALKPELSDQEEDLPIIRSFFTEQKSLQRFLKYFDGQELEAMLQEMSLKLKSAQQESLPYNVEKVLDKVFRASESHILSVAEQMLDNRVNDIRDIGIKESNIFEEAAVLDDIQYLIYFVRYKNSTVEETASLITAPPLEEIWAKAEEMQPPHEDDFPKENTNHLNRNLHEEPRLLSHHLNMNHPEEPSLLSQPVTEDMGVLEVSQIPNTEKVDPELLITEGTPVDDADTEEKLKEIKVEEPADATLLDNMLSLLYSYLLYFTKMLFTTLPDEYQPGPDFYGLPWEPVVFTVFFGLVSFVIFFWRTVLVVKDRVYQVTEQQIAQKIINFMKEDEELIQKFSKYEEKIKESEKQIQETMKQNMILSDEATKYKDKIKLLEKAKEFLDERAKSLHVMLESEREQNAKNHDLIIENKKSIEKLEDVISVNTSEFSELQIVFNEAKLREEKVKLECCQLQKENTILKTTKEQLQQEVKDWCTSHAELSEHIKSFEKSQKDLLVFLNHKDDTINALTNYITQLNRLQCESESEDQNREDESDELTNGEVAGDRNEKIKDQIKQMMDVSRTQTTISVVEEDLKLLQLMLRASMSTKCNLKDQIKKLEGDCNSLQSSKVGLEEECKTLRQKVEILNELYQKNEMALQKKQSQEECERLEKEQQLSAADEKVVSDVQEVKNYKQRIEEMEEELQKTERSFKNQIAMHEKKAHDNWLKARSAERAIAEEKREAANLRQKLLEMTQKMAMRQDEPVIVKPMPGRPNLQNPPRRGPLNHNGSFGPSPVSGGDCSPSLTAEPAGRPPSATINQRDMPRNGFGSMDGPLPRTQWSSEASGKPVASDPGSGPAHMNSSSKSSSPAKVTDKGKQTVPQEPETPSVSTITSLTEHPVGVNMAMKGPPPFSGVPFMGPPMEPPMGRPPPPPFWYGPPFQLGGPFGPRPIPPPFGPCMHPPIGFREYAPGVSPGQWDLPFDPRDFFPGPAPFRPLGSFGPREYFIPGAPLPPPTHGPQDYGPPPAAKDLMSSGFKDEPPPTLDSQSSEGCSQALKQGP